A portion of the Candidatus Pristimantibacillus lignocellulolyticus genome contains these proteins:
- a CDS encoding aldo/keto reductase has protein sequence MKYRRLGSTDLNVSVIGLGTWQFGGEWGIDYTQPEVDQILDQAHDLGINLIDTAECYGDHLSEQFIGNYISRRNREDWIIATKFGHEFHSIFSRTDRYDEQSVLKQLDASLKALQVDYIDLYQFHSGPDSAFDNDQLWTTLDKQIQAGKIRHLGLSIGKNNNMHQVENATKVGAKTIQAVYNRLDRAPELEVFPSCKSQDLGMLARVPLASGYLSGKYKPGASFSSNDVRHRHDPEQTALRLLEVEKIAQEEVPAGVDMASWALAWCLKNEAVTAVIPGCKNKEQVISNAQAVALLNE, from the coding sequence ATGAAGTATAGAAGATTAGGTAGTACTGACTTGAATGTTTCTGTCATTGGACTTGGAACTTGGCAATTCGGTGGAGAATGGGGAATTGATTATACGCAACCTGAGGTAGATCAGATTCTTGATCAAGCACATGATCTAGGTATCAATCTCATTGATACTGCGGAATGTTACGGTGATCATCTGTCTGAGCAATTTATCGGTAACTATATAAGTCGTCGTAATCGTGAAGATTGGATTATTGCTACCAAATTCGGACATGAGTTCCATTCCATCTTCTCACGTACAGACCGATATGATGAGCAAAGTGTACTTAAGCAATTAGATGCTTCATTAAAAGCATTGCAAGTGGATTATATTGATCTGTATCAATTCCATTCTGGACCAGATAGCGCTTTTGATAATGATCAATTATGGACGACACTTGATAAACAGATCCAAGCAGGGAAAATTCGTCATCTTGGATTGTCGATCGGTAAAAATAATAATATGCATCAAGTTGAAAATGCGACCAAGGTAGGTGCAAAAACGATTCAAGCAGTATATAATCGTCTTGATCGTGCACCAGAACTTGAGGTGTTTCCTTCTTGTAAATCACAAGATCTTGGTATGTTAGCTCGAGTACCTCTAGCAAGTGGTTATCTAAGTGGTAAGTACAAGCCAGGTGCAAGTTTTAGTAGTAATGATGTTCGTCATCGTCATGATCCTGAGCAAACAGCACTTCGCTTGTTGGAAGTGGAAAAAATAGCTCAAGAAGAAGTACCAGCTGGCGTCGATATGGCGAGCTGGGCATTAGCATGGTGTTTGAAAAATGAAGCTGTTACTGCTGTAATTCCAGGTTGTAAAAATAAAGAGCAAGTGATCTCCAACGCGCAAGCCGTAGCATTATTGAATGAATAG
- a CDS encoding ABC transporter permease — MSTVGVKKKSFQWFDFLYKYGTLITIAVLIIFFGLATDNFFTSTNITNILRSISIVTIIAVGLTVSLSVGGFDLSVGSTASLANAVVISMFVWHSQNIGVSIIVALVVCIIIGLLNAFLVTSFKIQDMLMTLATMFVIQGIALTYTRGATISKNMIMPSGDYAPGSIPKVFGQLGKVPWIIIIMFVVVILVHIFLTYTKHGRYMYMIGGNPEAAKLSGIPVRKYRYLAYGLAAIFAGIGGIILGARVMTAEVNAGAPYLMDAVAAAFIGYSVLGSGKPNAFGTFIGAVLIGILSSGLIMLSVPYYAMDIVKGSVLALALGITYYKRKH; from the coding sequence ATGAGTACAGTTGGGGTAAAAAAGAAAAGCTTTCAGTGGTTCGATTTTCTATATAAATATGGAACATTAATTACAATCGCCGTATTAATTATATTTTTCGGTCTAGCTACTGACAATTTCTTCACATCTACAAACATTACTAACATATTACGATCGATTTCTATTGTAACAATTATTGCGGTTGGATTGACGGTATCGTTATCCGTAGGGGGATTCGATCTATCCGTGGGCTCGACTGCTTCATTAGCTAATGCCGTTGTTATTTCAATGTTCGTATGGCATAGTCAAAATATTGGCGTCAGCATTATTGTTGCGCTTGTAGTTTGTATTATTATTGGACTACTAAACGCCTTTCTCGTTACTAGCTTTAAAATACAAGATATGCTAATGACGTTAGCGACGATGTTCGTTATTCAAGGTATTGCATTAACTTATACACGTGGTGCTACAATATCCAAAAATATGATTATGCCAAGTGGTGATTATGCACCGGGTTCTATTCCGAAAGTTTTTGGACAACTAGGGAAAGTACCTTGGATCATTATTATTATGTTTGTCGTTGTAATACTTGTACACATTTTCCTAACCTATACAAAGCATGGACGTTATATGTATATGATTGGAGGTAATCCAGAAGCGGCTAAGCTATCAGGAATCCCTGTACGTAAATATCGTTATCTAGCATACGGATTAGCCGCTATCTTTGCAGGTATTGGTGGTATTATTCTAGGAGCTCGTGTTATGACAGCAGAAGTTAACGCTGGTGCACCATACTTAATGGATGCAGTTGCAGCTGCGTTTATTGGCTACTCAGTTTTAGGTTCAGGAAAGCCGAATGCTTTCGGTACATTTATCGGTGCAGTATTAATCGGTATACTATCTAGTGGATTAATTATGCTCTCTGTTCCATATTATGCGATGGATATTGTGAAGGGTTCTGTGTTGGCGCTAGCCCTAGGAATCACTTACTACAAACGCAAGCACTAG
- a CDS encoding sugar ABC transporter ATP-binding protein, producing MNEISIAFPGVQALSSVNFAMNSGTSHALIGANGAGKSTLMKVLAGAYSHYSGSIKLAGEEVNIRNPIDAKDNGIQIVYQEVDTLLIPNLSVGENIMLEKLVHDSKGKQFVNWKQLHKDASIIMKRLQLDISTKKLVQELTLAEKQLVLIARAITMECNFLILDEPTAPLSDSETSRLFELVNRLKQEGVGIIFISHRLPELFQICDDITILRDGQFVLSAPIQTLDQAGVAQHMLGSQLGGQFPERVSKLGEIAFEVEDVADDDKVHGVSLTVRKGEIVGLAGLVGAGKTELCRILFGAAPKKRGVIRVNGKVLRAQSPYEAVKMGLAMIPEERRREGIFVEDNVAVNLTISHLKPHTTMNTWLSKAKEKIAANKMIEKLAIKTPNESALVGNLSGGNQQKIAIGKWLLADADVYIFDEPTKGVDVGAKRDIYYLIAELSAQGKSVIFASSEMNEMIGITDRMYVMYDGEVAKELNTKDTSEEEIMFYSTGGQ from the coding sequence ATGAATGAAATATCGATTGCCTTCCCTGGTGTACAAGCCCTATCATCTGTAAACTTTGCAATGAACTCAGGGACTTCGCATGCTCTAATAGGTGCGAATGGTGCGGGTAAATCAACTCTAATGAAAGTATTAGCAGGAGCTTATAGTCACTACAGTGGCTCAATTAAGTTAGCTGGAGAAGAAGTTAATATTCGTAACCCAATAGACGCTAAAGATAACGGAATTCAAATCGTATATCAAGAAGTTGATACGTTATTAATTCCTAATTTGAGCGTTGGCGAAAATATTATGCTAGAGAAGCTAGTACATGATTCCAAAGGCAAGCAATTTGTGAATTGGAAACAACTGCACAAAGATGCCTCTATCATTATGAAACGACTTCAGCTAGATATATCCACTAAAAAGCTTGTCCAGGAACTAACTCTAGCAGAAAAGCAGCTTGTTCTTATTGCTAGAGCTATTACGATGGAATGTAATTTTCTAATTCTAGATGAGCCTACTGCGCCGCTAAGTGATAGTGAAACATCTCGATTATTTGAGTTGGTCAATCGCTTAAAACAAGAAGGGGTCGGCATTATATTCATTTCTCATCGTCTACCTGAATTATTCCAAATTTGCGATGATATTACGATATTAAGAGATGGTCAATTTGTATTATCTGCTCCGATCCAGACATTGGATCAAGCTGGTGTTGCTCAACATATGTTAGGCTCTCAACTTGGTGGTCAATTTCCTGAACGAGTTAGTAAACTAGGTGAAATTGCTTTTGAAGTAGAAGATGTTGCGGATGACGATAAAGTGCATGGTGTATCGCTAACTGTACGAAAAGGAGAAATCGTTGGCTTAGCGGGGTTAGTTGGAGCAGGAAAAACGGAGCTATGTCGAATATTGTTTGGTGCAGCTCCGAAAAAACGTGGTGTCATTAGAGTTAATGGTAAAGTTTTGAGGGCTCAATCACCATATGAAGCGGTGAAAATGGGCTTGGCGATGATACCAGAGGAAAGACGTCGTGAAGGTATTTTTGTTGAGGATAATGTCGCTGTCAATTTAACGATTTCTCATCTGAAACCTCATACTACTATGAATACGTGGTTAAGTAAGGCGAAAGAAAAGATAGCAGCTAATAAAATGATCGAGAAGCTAGCGATTAAAACGCCGAATGAGAGTGCGCTTGTTGGTAATTTATCAGGTGGTAATCAACAAAAAATTGCAATAGGTAAATGGTTGCTAGCAGATGCGGATGTATATATTTTTGACGAACCTACTAAAGGTGTAGATGTTGGAGCAAAACGAGATATTTACTATCTTATAGCCGAGCTTTCTGCACAAGGGAAAAGTGTTATTTTTGCCTCAAGTGAAATGAACGAAATGATCGGAATAACAGATCGGATGTACGTAATGTATGACGGAGAAGTCGCCAAAGAGCTTAATACAAAGGATACTTCAGAAGAAGAGATTATGTTTTATAGTACAGGAGGGCAATAG
- a CDS encoding sugar ABC transporter substrate-binding protein, producing the protein MKLKKFYSSIVLLLVVALVVTACGEGNNSATTGTGKQQVENLPAALVDKGDIKIKVIRKIGGDDHTAQFLAGAKQEGESLGFKVDVFSAQGDTLKFHEALEQAANEDIDAVIISHGDDEATVEEVQALRDKGIEVVAFDSIEGLTTIEGVTSTSQNDESLATFALEHLVAETGGEAKILYLWVDGFPPMVRRNKVYQEVLAANPGIVELDRFGVANDNTSVDTQNAVATLLSKYPKGELDAIFATWDAFAIGAHRALVEADRTEVKIFGIDVSNPDLEAIQEENSPWVSTAAVDPKLIGAITVRLAAKKLAGEETPATYNLDANIIKQSDLKAAAEPVKMDTLGDVISGWGTSDAFLEDWMTNLKEANKK; encoded by the coding sequence ATGAAACTTAAAAAATTCTATTCATCAATCGTATTATTATTGGTTGTTGCATTGGTGGTTACCGCATGTGGCGAAGGAAATAACAGCGCTACTACTGGTACTGGTAAGCAACAAGTTGAAAACCTTCCTGCTGCTTTGGTAGACAAGGGAGATATTAAGATTAAAGTTATCCGTAAAATCGGCGGTGACGATCATACTGCTCAATTTTTAGCGGGTGCTAAGCAAGAAGGAGAATCTCTTGGATTTAAAGTAGATGTATTCTCAGCGCAAGGAGATACATTAAAATTCCACGAAGCACTTGAGCAAGCTGCTAATGAAGATATTGATGCAGTTATTATTTCACATGGTGATGATGAAGCAACGGTTGAAGAAGTACAAGCATTACGTGATAAAGGAATTGAAGTAGTTGCATTTGATTCTATTGAAGGACTAACAACTATCGAAGGTGTAACTTCTACTTCACAAAATGATGAATCATTAGCAACATTTGCACTTGAGCATCTAGTAGCCGAAACTGGTGGCGAAGCAAAGATCTTATATTTATGGGTAGATGGTTTTCCACCAATGGTTCGTCGTAATAAAGTTTATCAAGAAGTTCTTGCTGCTAACCCTGGTATTGTTGAGTTAGATCGCTTTGGTGTTGCTAACGATAATACTTCTGTCGACACTCAAAATGCAGTAGCTACACTACTTTCCAAATACCCTAAAGGTGAACTTGATGCGATCTTTGCAACTTGGGATGCGTTCGCAATTGGTGCACACCGTGCATTAGTAGAAGCTGATCGTACAGAAGTGAAAATCTTCGGTATTGATGTTTCTAATCCTGATTTAGAAGCTATTCAAGAAGAGAACAGCCCATGGGTTTCAACTGCAGCTGTAGATCCTAAGTTAATTGGAGCCATTACTGTTCGTCTTGCAGCTAAAAAGCTAGCAGGAGAAGAAACTCCAGCTACGTATAATCTAGATGCGAATATCATAAAACAGTCTGATCTAAAAGCAGCCGCTGAACCTGTAAAAATGGATACTCTAGGTGATGTAATTTCTGGCTGGGGTACTAGTGACGCTTTCCTTGAGGATTGGATGACTAATCTGAAAGAAGCAAACAAAAAGTAA